The Arachis ipaensis cultivar K30076 chromosome B07, Araip1.1, whole genome shotgun sequence genome includes a window with the following:
- the LOC107609898 gene encoding FAM206 family protein, which yields MSNHVIEESNSSATKELEQKQEKEKEEEEDEDDELRKLLLPDVCNLPSVPPSAVESNFAIYFALDFMKPGHDQYVYRHANGLCVIGLAPSHVSFKDEGGITAIDFNVGKSDRSGVKVTGKRKKNAQHFESNTALCKVSTKNDSYIVRCCVKGSLLEVNQQLIKQPELLNASADREGYIAIIMPKPADWLKIKASLVSVEEYKKLREVS from the exons ATGTCCAACCACGTCATCGAAGAATCGAACTCTTCAGCAACCAAAGAACTCGAACAAAAAcaagagaaggagaaggaagaagaggaagatgaagatgaCGAGTTACGAAAGCTCCTACTCCCCGATGTCTGTAATCTTCCTTCAGTTCCTCCTTCCGCCGTTGAATCCAACTTCGCCATTTACTTCGCTCTAG ATTTTATGAAGCCAGGGCACGATCAGTACGTTTACCGGCACGCCAATGG cTTGTGTGTGATTGGTTTGGCTCCTTCCCACGTTTCTTTCAAGGATGAAGGTGGAATCACAGCCATAGATTTCAATGTGGGAAAGTCTGATCGCAGTGGGGTCAAGGTCACTGGAAAGCGTAAGAAG AATGCTCAACATTTTGAGTCCAACACGGCTTTGTGCAAAGTTTCTACCAAAAATGATTCCTATATAGTGAG GTGCTGTGTCAAAGGCTCCCTTTTGGAAGTGAACCAACAACTGATCAAGCAACCAGAACTACTCAATGCTTCG GCAGACAGGGAAGGATACATTGCTATTATAATGCCAAAACCTGCTGATTGGCTTAAGATCAAGGCCTCCCTTGTTAGCGTtgaggaatacaagaaattgagggAAGTCAGTTGA
- the LOC107608304 gene encoding UPF0496 protein At1g20180-like isoform X2 produces the protein MMTPTRRRLLSSLQRAAGRSPKTQDEDKSYRKPNLNEEYLKAFRTKSYVEICKKFQGQLRKIRSTTGLSSSSSSSSSTSSPLPFFMHLTEYLLEPRQEVIANMVERSEVHHLVLEYFKASLEASQCCDTILQGIHETRIAYAKVTRIIKLSKSVLDGIDEDDQPRKAICGDLASFALQKNPLSIISPTMFREIHDKYMVLLHRLKSKRGKVRRMLTIKRVCKKVGGIAIIASYSALVVALIVFAFHSIVGFVAAPCIIGGSFGLMRKRFNFSRTPSSNDNKRLCEQLDVAARGVYILINDLDTMSRMVNRLHNEVEHRRQVADICLKSGNGKFEILKQVVREFHDYESNFLDQLEELEEHTYLCFLTINRSRKLVMQEIVMEEQEQISVSSHTPLKQESLTSGLALHPLN, from the exons ATGATGACACCAACAAGAAGAAGATTGCTTTCTTCCTTGCAAAGAGCAGCGG GTAGATCACCGAAAACCCAAGATGAAGATAAATCTTATAGGAAGCCGAACTTGAATGAAGAATACCTGAAAGCATTCAGAACAAAGTCCTACGTCGAAATATGCAAAAAATTCCAAGGGCAGCTCAGAAAGATAAGAAGCACCACAGGCctctcttcatcatcatcatcatcatcttccacGTCTTCTCCGCTTCCTTTCTTCATGCATCTCACAGAGTATTTACTTGAACCGCGGCAAGAAGTTATAGCAAACATGGTGGAGAGGTCAGAGGTGCACCATCTTGTGCTTGAATACTTCAAAGCCAGCTTAGAAGCATCTCAATGTTGCGACACAATCCTCCAAGGTATCCATGAAACTCGAATTGCCTATGCAAAGGTTACAAGGATCATCAAGCTAAGTAAAAGTGTTCTTGATGGCATAGATGAGGATGACCAACCCCGCAAAGCTATTTGTGGAGATCTTGCTTCATTTGCATTGCAAAAGAACCCTTTGTCCATTATTAGTCCCACGATGTTCCGTGAAATTCACGACAAGTACATGGTACTCCTGCATAGGCTAAAGTCAAAGAGAGGGAAAGTTCGAAGAATGTTAACAATAAAGAGAGTTTGTAAGAAAGTTGGAGGAATTGCTATTATTGCTTCGTATAGTGCTCTTGTTGTTGCTTTAATAGTGTTTGCATTCCATAGCATTGTTGGCTTTGTGGCTGCACCGTGTATAATAGGTGGCTCATTTGGGTTGATGAGGAAGAGGTTCAACTTCAGCAGAACCCCTTCTTCTAATGATAATAAGAGGCTTTGTGAGCAACTTGATGTTGCTGCAAGAGGGGTTTATATATTAATTAACGATTTGGATACTATGAGCCGTATGGTTAATAGGTTACACAATGAGGTAGAACACCGAAGACAGGTTGCTGATATATGTTTGAAGAGCGGAAATGGCAAGTTTGAAATACTCAAACAGGTTGTGAGGGAGTTTCACGACTATGAGTCCAACTTTTTGGATCAGTTGGAAGAGCTTGAAGAACATACCTACCTGTGCTTCCTCACCATAAACAGATCTAGAAAACTTGTTATGCAAGAAATTGTGATGGAGGAACAAGAACAAATTTCTGTGTCGTCACACACTCCTTTGAAACAGGAAAGTCTCACAAGTGGCCTGGCTCTTCATCCCCTTAACTGA
- the LOC107608304 gene encoding UPF0496 protein At1g20180-like isoform X1: MMTPTRRRLLSSLQRAAAGRSPKTQDEDKSYRKPNLNEEYLKAFRTKSYVEICKKFQGQLRKIRSTTGLSSSSSSSSSTSSPLPFFMHLTEYLLEPRQEVIANMVERSEVHHLVLEYFKASLEASQCCDTILQGIHETRIAYAKVTRIIKLSKSVLDGIDEDDQPRKAICGDLASFALQKNPLSIISPTMFREIHDKYMVLLHRLKSKRGKVRRMLTIKRVCKKVGGIAIIASYSALVVALIVFAFHSIVGFVAAPCIIGGSFGLMRKRFNFSRTPSSNDNKRLCEQLDVAARGVYILINDLDTMSRMVNRLHNEVEHRRQVADICLKSGNGKFEILKQVVREFHDYESNFLDQLEELEEHTYLCFLTINRSRKLVMQEIVMEEQEQISVSSHTPLKQESLTSGLALHPLN, from the exons ATGATGACACCAACAAGAAGAAGATTGCTTTCTTCCTTGCAAAGAGCAGCGG CAGGTAGATCACCGAAAACCCAAGATGAAGATAAATCTTATAGGAAGCCGAACTTGAATGAAGAATACCTGAAAGCATTCAGAACAAAGTCCTACGTCGAAATATGCAAAAAATTCCAAGGGCAGCTCAGAAAGATAAGAAGCACCACAGGCctctcttcatcatcatcatcatcatcttccacGTCTTCTCCGCTTCCTTTCTTCATGCATCTCACAGAGTATTTACTTGAACCGCGGCAAGAAGTTATAGCAAACATGGTGGAGAGGTCAGAGGTGCACCATCTTGTGCTTGAATACTTCAAAGCCAGCTTAGAAGCATCTCAATGTTGCGACACAATCCTCCAAGGTATCCATGAAACTCGAATTGCCTATGCAAAGGTTACAAGGATCATCAAGCTAAGTAAAAGTGTTCTTGATGGCATAGATGAGGATGACCAACCCCGCAAAGCTATTTGTGGAGATCTTGCTTCATTTGCATTGCAAAAGAACCCTTTGTCCATTATTAGTCCCACGATGTTCCGTGAAATTCACGACAAGTACATGGTACTCCTGCATAGGCTAAAGTCAAAGAGAGGGAAAGTTCGAAGAATGTTAACAATAAAGAGAGTTTGTAAGAAAGTTGGAGGAATTGCTATTATTGCTTCGTATAGTGCTCTTGTTGTTGCTTTAATAGTGTTTGCATTCCATAGCATTGTTGGCTTTGTGGCTGCACCGTGTATAATAGGTGGCTCATTTGGGTTGATGAGGAAGAGGTTCAACTTCAGCAGAACCCCTTCTTCTAATGATAATAAGAGGCTTTGTGAGCAACTTGATGTTGCTGCAAGAGGGGTTTATATATTAATTAACGATTTGGATACTATGAGCCGTATGGTTAATAGGTTACACAATGAGGTAGAACACCGAAGACAGGTTGCTGATATATGTTTGAAGAGCGGAAATGGCAAGTTTGAAATACTCAAACAGGTTGTGAGGGAGTTTCACGACTATGAGTCCAACTTTTTGGATCAGTTGGAAGAGCTTGAAGAACATACCTACCTGTGCTTCCTCACCATAAACAGATCTAGAAAACTTGTTATGCAAGAAATTGTGATGGAGGAACAAGAACAAATTTCTGTGTCGTCACACACTCCTTTGAAACAGGAAAGTCTCACAAGTGGCCTGGCTCTTCATCCCCTTAACTGA